The sequence below is a genomic window from Xylanivirga thermophila.
ATCCCTTATCTATAAGCCTTTGTACAAATTCTATTATATCATCTATATGTTCCGTAGCCCTTGGATGATAGTCAGCCCTCTTTATATCCAATGCATCTGCATCTTTAAAATATTCGTCTATAAACTTATCCCCAAGTTCCTTTATGGATACACCTTCCTCATTGGCACGTCTTATCATCTTATCATCTATGTCGGTAAAATTTTGAACAAATGTGACATTATAACCCTTATACTCAAAATATCTTCTTAAGGTGTCAAATACTATAAATGGACGAGCATTTCCTATATGAAAATAGTTATAAACGGTAGGTCCGCATGAATACATACGCACCTCTCCTTCATGTATAGGTACAAATTTTTCTTTTTCCCTAGTAAGTGTATTATACAGTTTCATCTTTACCCTCCAATTTTTTTATTGATTTTTCTAAACATATAATTTTATATTTTAAAATATCAATCTGTTCCTCTACAGGATCCGGCATCCTTATCTGATCTAGGTCAATGCCTTCATCGCATATCTTCCTCTTATCCTTTATTACTATATGCGCTGGTACACCAACTGCTGTACAATTTGCCGGTACTTCCTTAAGCACCACGGCATTTGCTCCTATCTTTGAATTATCCCCTACCTTGAAAGGTCCTAGTACTTTGGCTCCTGTGCTTATAACAACATTATTTCCTATAGTGGGATGCCTTTTACCAGTCTCCTTGCCAGTACCACCGAGGGTAGCTCCCTGGTATATAGTAACGTTATCACCTATTTCAGCAGTCTCACCTATAACCACACCCATTCCATGATCTATAAATAGACCTTTACCTATTTTAGCCGCAGGGTGTATCTCAATCCCAGTTATAAATCTATTTATCTGAGAAATTATACGGGCAATTAGCCTCCATCCCTTATTATAGAACCAATGTGCTATTCTGTGAAGTATTATGGCATGGATTCCCGGATAGCATAGCAATACTTCAAAGGCATTTCTAGCGGCAGGATCCCTTTCAAGTACGGCATTTATATCATAACGCAAGGCCTTAAACATTACATTTCACTCCTTAAAAATTTCTATACTAAAAAAACCTACGCATCTGATAAATCAGAGACGTAGGCTAGCTTACGCGGTTCCACTCTGTTTGAGTAAATTACTCCCCTCGAAGCATTAACGCAGCATATACGGCATACCCTACTAAAAATTCGAATATGCAGCTCCCAGGTGCACTTTCAATATATACCCTTTCCAGAATGATTTCCACCCGATGATCATCCCTCTCTGTGGATGGCATATATATACTTCTCCCCGTTCATCGCCATTATAGATTTTTAGTTTTATCAATATATTATATGCAAGATATTTAAAAGTCAATAATTAATAACCCGTTTTGCCCTCTTTAAAACATAAAAATGCAAAACTTGGTTTTTATCTACTTATTTTTGTACTCACCAGGCGTTAGTCCAATATTTTTCTTAAAAAGACGCGAAAAATATGCAACATCTGTAAAACCTACTGCATTAGCCACCTCATATACCCTATATCTAGGATCCTTAAGCAGCTTTTTTGCTTCCCCCAGTCTTATATTATTTAACACATCTACAAAATTAGAGCCTGTATATTTTTTAAACAATTTGCTTAAATGCCATGTGCTAACATATAGATGATCTGCAACTTCCTGTAAGGTAAGATTTTTATGATAATTCTCTTGCATATACTCTATTGCCTTTGATATATATAAGCTTTGGTATTCGTTTTCCTGTCCTTCATAATTAGAATTATCAGAAATACCATAGTACTGTTTTATCTGTTTTTCAAGATGCCCATAATACTCCTTTTCCTCTCTATCCTTTTGTATTTCATATTTGGCTTCATTTACTGCCTCCATTAATTCGCTATTTTTGGTAGGCTTAAGTAAAAATCTAAACGCCCCCAAATGTACAGCTTCCTGTGCATAGGCAAAATCCCTGAAACCTGTAATGATGATTATTCTGCAATCATCTTTTAAATCTTTTATTTTTTTTATCATATCCAACCCATCTATGCCAGGCATCCTTATATCAGTAATAATGATATCAGGTTTCTTATGTCTTATAATTTCCAGACCTTCTTCACCATCTTCCGCTTCGCCTACTATTTCACAACCCAGTGTGTCCCAGTCTATGGTCTTTCTTATACCTTCCCTTATCACATATTCATCATCTATTATCACTACTCCAAACATACTTCTGCCCCCTTAAAACTACTTTTTAAATGGCAATATAACGGTCACACAGGTGCCCTTCCCCCTATGACTAGATAAATCTATCCCATATTCTTTGCCATACATCAGCCTTATCCTTCTGTGAACATTTATCATACCTATATGTGTATTACTTTGTACCTCTTTTTCTATATCAACATCCTCATCTAAATATTTTTTTATGAGCTGCAGTTTCTCTTCTGACATGCCTATGCCATCATCCATAACTTCCATAAGCAATCTGTACCCTTGAATACCACTTTTAAGATATATATGTCCCCCGCCTTTTTTGTTCTCCAATCCGTGATACACTGCATTTTCTATAAAAGGTTGTATCGAAAGCATTGGTATTATACAATCAAGGGTGTCTGAATCTATTTCTTTTATAATACTTATCCTATCGCCAAATCTTTTTTGTATAAGAAATGCATAATTATCGATATATTCTATTTCCTTAAATAGCGGTATTTCCCGCTCATTACCCCTATTTAAGCTAGCATCTATTATAAAGGCAAATGCCTCTATCATCTCGCTGATCTCATCTAAATCAGCAAGTTTTGCCTTCCAACTTATAGTCTCTAATGTATTATATAAAAAGTGGGGATTTATCTGAGCCTGAAGCGCTTTTATCTGGGCGTCCTTTAGCGCTATCTGCTTCTTATATACAGAGTTTATTAAATTTGATATCTCTATAGACATATTGTTAAAACTATCAAATACATATCCAAGCTCATCCTGCCTTTTAATCTGTACAGTAGCCCCAATTTCTCCATCCTCAACCCTTTTCATGGTATTTATAAGTATCTTAGTTGGTTTTACTATATCAAAATACATTATATATATGACAACCATCCATAAAGGTAGTGTTAAAGTGCATAATATGGCTATTTTTTTTGCTGTTTTTTTTACATCTTCCAAAAATATATTTGAGGATATGGTGACAGTGATTTTCCAATCGATGGGAGTTACATCTTTATATATTATGTAAAGCGTATCATGATTTATAAATACCTCTTCTATACCCTGTTTATTATTATTAAGCATTTTTTTTATATCTACAGGTGTAGATGCTAGACTAAAACTGTCAAATGCAAAAAGCTTTATATAGTCATCATTATATATAGATATATTCTGTTTTTTGCTAATCGCAAAGTCTTTAAAAGAGTCAAACAGATATCCTTCGTCTATCTTATATGCCAATACACCTATCTCTTCAAGGGAATTTATATCGTATACCATTTTTATAAGGTAAATACCTATAGAATTGTTATATTCTTCATGAAAATACCATATTGGCTTTCCCTTTTGCTCTTTAGCACTATTATATATATCTTCTATAAGTAAATCAGGAGGATTATAGGCTTGAAAATTTTTATTTACCCCATAGGTCTTCCCATTAGCTGTAAAATGAAAGAATACTGCTTTAAGCTCTGATTTTGAATGCAATATTGATTTAAGATATCTCTCGAAATCTTCCTTAAATGTATACTCAGATAATATATCCTTACACACTTGAAGCTTTAACTGTTTATCAAACACATATATATTATCGTCATAGAGCATTTCCTGGGCAAATGTATTGAGCTTTAAAGTACGCTCCATCAATAGATCTGATAACTCGTTTACGCTTTGCCAAGAATACTGTATAACCTTCTCCTTTATAGCCTTTGCATAGTTTTTATATCCTGTGTATCCAATTACCACCATTGGGTATATTATCAATATAACAGTTATAATTATAAGCTTTTGTCTTATGGATAATTTTTTAGCCATGCATTATCACCCCAATTTATATGATATTTTCGATAAAAAATCTATATATCCTGCCAAAAAAAAATCAATAGGCCAATAAAATGCAAGATATGCCAAGATAGACAGTTTTGTTATATAAATAGAAATACTAAGCTTTAATATATAGGTAATATATGCTATAATTTTGTAATAGCAATGCATTTCAAATAGACAATTTTTCTAGGAAGGTGTTGATGCACTGTGTATAAAAGGGAAAAATGTGTCTGCATACTATTTACGTTAGGCATTATATGCACTATCTTTGCAAGTTGTTCTCAGGATAGTAGACCCTATACCTACCAAGACGAAATAATTCACTCAAGCAACAATCCTTCCAACACTGATGAAATAGATAAAAATCAGCAAATTCGCATAGTAACGTATCATGTAGGTGAAGACACATGGGCAGGCACATATAATGAGGTATTAAATGACTATATAAAAGAAAACCCCCACTTGAATATTATCGATGAATCTGTGCCAGCTCCTGGAGATATAATAAGGACAAAGATTAAAACCGACTTTGCATCTGGAAACGAACCGGATATATGTTTCTTTTTTACCTCTGCCGATGCAAAGCCATTGGTAGAATCAGGGAAATTGTTTGCATATGATGAGGAACTAAAAAAAGATAAGGAATGGGGGGATAATTTTTTACCTGCTGCTTTAGATGCAGTAAGATATAAGGATGGAAAAATATACGCTATTCCCACAATAGGATTTTATGAAGGACTCTTTTGTAATAAAGATCTATTTGATAGATATGAAATTGATATACCACGTACTTATGATCAACTAAAAAAATCTATAGAAATATTTAGCAATAATGATATTATCCCTATAGCAGACTCCATCTCAGATTCATACTATCTTATAGAAACTTTTATACTTTCTACTGCAGGTCCAACATTACAGAACGAATTTTTTGATTCCTCTTGGGCTAAAGGGCTTGATTATATAAAAGAATTATATCATATGAATGCATTCCCCAAAGATGCCCTGACCATAAAGGAACCTGAAGCTAACAGACTATTTGTTGAAAAAAAGGCAGCCATGCTGATAGCTGGATCATGGGTGCTAGGCCAGATAAGAGATCAGCAAAATACTGTAGTAATACCTCTCCCGCTGGTACCAGATGCCAAAGCCCATCCAAATGATATAATAGGGGGTTTTGACTCAGGTTGGTATATAACCAAATCCCTTAATGATGAAAAGAATAATGAACCGCTTAAGATGGTTAAATATTTTACATCTCCAGAGATAGTAGCCAAATTTATCAATAAGGCGGGAGTACCTGCTATGAAATCTATGTCCCCCATAATGACTACCCCCCTACAGAAGAGCGGATATGAGATGTTTTCAAAGGCAAATACAATTACAAAACCCATAGATAATAAGATATCGCCATCAGCCTTTTCCCACATAAGAACTAATATGGCTTATATAGTAGAGAATAAGAAAACTGCACAAGAAGTGCTTGATGAAGCAAAAGCTTTAAATAGATAAATCATCAAATAAAAATCTGATATGCCTATAATAAAATAATATGCTCCTCCTTGTCTTAAACAGTTTTTATTATTTTAACTGCTTACCACAAGGGGAGCATATCAGGTTTTCTCATTCAACCTTTCACTGCACCTGCTGTCAATCCATCTACAATTTGTTGCTGAAATGCTAGATAGACGCACAACATAGGCAGCACAATTATGGTAATTGCAGACGCCATAAGGCCATAATCTGTTCCATACTGACTGCTTATTTCATTGAGCAATACATTTATGGGCTGCATATTGCGAGATCTTAATATAATAATAGACATAAACAAATCGTTGTATGACCATAGAAAGGAAAATATACCAACAGTAGCAAATGCCGGTTTTGCTATGGGAAATATCACCTTGCTATATATTTGCCATGCATTACACCCCTCAACTACAGCTGCCTCTTCCAATTCTATTGGGATAGTAACCAGATAACCCATTAAAACAATAATAGCAAAGGATAGATTACCTGCTACCTGTGGTAATATAAGCCCTAGGTAGGTATTGGTCAATTTCATCTTATATAGCATTCCAAATAGAGGGATAGCTGTAACATAGGCAGGAAAAAGCAGACTTCCTACTATTAACATATTAAAAAAGCCTTTTGTTTTGAAATTATATCTTGACATTACATATGCTGCCATCCCTCCAAAAAGTATTACCAAAACAACCACAGAACCTGACACAATAAAACTATTTAAGTACCCACGTCCAATACTCATCCTCTTGAAGGCATTTACATAGTTATCTAAATAAAAACTATTAGGTAGCGCAAAAGAATGTTGTATCACATCTTTAGAGGGTTTAAATGAGTTATTAATCACCCAGACAAGGGGATAAATAGTAGTAAATGCATATAAACATAATACTATATATGTAATTGTCTTTCCTCCGCTGCCCTTTTTCTTCACTTTTGTCGACATATAAAGCATCCTTTCTTTAAAATCTACATAATACAATACTTATCTGTTTTCAATAGGTAATTTCCTCTCTCTTTAGCAGTTTATCTAGTAAAAGTGATATTACAACGCCTAATACTACTATAAGCACAGCTATAGTGGAGCCATAACCAAATCTATTATCTGTAAATGTTTTTTGGTACATATAAGTACTAAACAGCTCTGTCGTCCCCATAGGGCCTCCCTGTGTAATGACAAATACTATGTCAAATACCTTGAGTGTACCAGTAATTGCTAATATTAAACACACCTTTATCATATCCCAAATTAAAGGAATGGTAATATAAAATGTTTTAGTAAATCCATTTATACCATCTAGCTGAGCACATTCATATAATTCTTTAGGTATACGTTTAATAGCAGTTAATAGAATAACAAAATAAAAACCTATATACTGCCATATAATAGGGATACTCACCATTCCCATAGCCTTTTCTTCAGAAAGCCATATAACTGGTTCCTTGCCCATAATGGTCCTTATGCTATTTAATAGTCCACCTTCGTATACATAAAACAATTTAAACAAAAGACCGATAGCCGTTGCTGAAATAACAACAGGAAAGAAAAATACTGTTTTAAAAAAGTTGCTTCCGACCTTGATACTATCTACCAATATGGCAAATAACAGTCCTAAACCTACCTGTATGATGCAAACAAAAAACATCAGTATAAAGGTGTTCTTTGCCGCCGTCTTTATAATGGGATCATGTATCAATCTTTTATAATTTCCTAATCCTATAAACTTGGAATAAAAGAATCCATCCCAATCGAAGAAACTCTTGTAAAAATTCATAAAAAAGGGGTAGTACAAAAATATGCCCATAAGTAAAAAAGCTGGGAATAAAAATAATACTAGAGATGTTTTGCTTTGATACTGTTTCAATGAATCTTCCCTCCCATAATCATTTGTAGTTAGATATAGGCTAACAACAATTTATGCTGCTAGCCTGCATCATAACTTTTTAACTATTTCCTTATTGCTCTGGATTTTGAACTTTCATAACTTCTTCTAATACATCCTCAGGAGTCTTTTTGCCTGTTACAATAAATGGTGTTCCTTGTTTTACTATGACATTAAAAGCTTCTGGAGTAAGTCTAGAATCAATTGGCATATTCAATGTACTAGCCTCTGCAAACATCTTGTGACCATCCTGGGCAACTGGGCTTAGACCAGGCACCGATACCCTTGCAGCAGGAATACCCCCATTTGCTGTAGCCATCTTTTCTATCATCTCTTCACTCAAAAGATAATCCACCAATTTTATAATAGCCTCCTGCTTATCTGGATCATCATATCCCTTTTTACTGATATAATAACCTGATGAGAAACCACCAATTATGGATTTGGGATCCATTTTCCCATTAGGCGCTGGCGTCATGGGAATAACGGTCATATCATTTTGAAGCTCCTCATCACACCCACCTATAAACCATGAACCTTCAAGTATCATAGCAGCTTTCTTTTCACGAAATAGATTTTGAGCACCTTCTATCTCTAAACCAGTAGCATCGGCAGAAAAGGCATTCATATCATATAATTTCTTCATATTATTAAATCCCTCAACCCAGTCAGGATTTACACCGTTTGAAAATACATCTTTATGCCCTTCAGCACCTGCAGCAGATAATACAAAATGTTCAATTAAGTAATGGGACTGACCTACTGGAGCAGCAATGGGAACTATGCCCTTTTCTTTTAATTTCTTTACTGCATTTTCTAACTTATCCCAGTCCGTAGGTAAATCAAGATCATTTTCTTCAAACATTTTTTTATTTACAAATAATCCTTCATAAAAACCTGTAACAGGTAAAGCATAGATCTTACCATCAAACTCCCTCATGGCCTCTTTAGAGGCTTCTGTCACAGCACTGCCAAGATCAGGATGTTTGGACCACATAGTTTCATAGTCCATAACCTTGCCGCTCTCAATGAGCCCCTTAGCGTCAGCCGCCGTATAGAAAAATACCACATCAGGATCATTACCAGAAGAAAAATCGGTCTTTACCTTCGTTCTATATCCATCACCTTCAGAAGTCATCGATTCATCCTCGATTTTAATATGGGGATTCTCAGACATAAAATCTTCTATAGCTTTTTTATAAACCTCCGTCGCAGGATCCGTCCCGCCAAACATAGTAGAAGTCTTTAGGGTTACATCCTTCTCATTGTCATCATCTTTTTTGTCATCATCTTGTTTGTCATCATCTTGTTTGTCATTATTATCCTGGTCCACAATTTCATCGTCTTTTTTGTTTGCATCTGCATTTTCATCCTTGTCACCGCATCCCACAATCAATACCATTACGAGTGTCAATGACAACATAATGCACAGCCATTTTTTGGTTTTTTGCATAAAAATAAACCTCCCCTGTTAGATTTAATATTGATCTATTGCTCAATACCATCATAACAGTGGAAGGTTTGTTTTTAAACATGGTCGTTTTGGCGTTTATTGTTCATTTTTGGTTTATTACATAAATTGATTTTTATATATCACCTTTTAACTAAATAAGTCGCCTATTTTCTTGAAAAAACTTACTATGGCATCTAGAATCTTTTGAATCAGACCCTTGTTTTCTTCTACTGTACGCCTTACATCATCTAAGCTGGATGAGATCTTATCAAGCTGACTACTTATCTTGTCTATATTTAAGTCCAGCTGGCTTATCTTCTTCATTACTTCCATTATTTGATTTATCTGATCCTTATCAAGCTTTATATTGAGTTCTTTGGCTGCATTTTTTATTATAATAGTGATTTCACCTGGATCGGTTACCTTATCCTTTACCACCTTTTCCTTTACGTCTTTTATTAAAGCAGCCGCCTCATCTTTTCCTACCTCTTCCCCCAGCTCACCTGTTAACACCAACTCCTCACTGGCGGCTTTTTTAGCTTCATCACTTAGTTTTTTGCCTGTAGCTGTTTCAAAAGCCTTCATTATTCCAGTCAAAGCTGCTGTCCCTGATACCTTAAATGGAGCAGCTGCCATTACCTTTGCATCCTCTATGCCAGCAGTAGCCATGGCATTGGCGTACATCTCCTTGGTAACCCAATTTATGTTATATGTTTCAACCGATATACCTGCTCCTTTTCCCAAAGTCTCTATGTACACTGATGATATGGCTCTAGTACCTATCTTATCCTCCGATATTAAACCCTTTAAATACTCCCTCTCTTCATCATTACTAACTTCTATTATCCTTGCTTCATCTTTCGATACTCCAAATTTTTCGAGCATTTCGGTCATTTGTGAATCGTTCAAATTTGCGCCTAAACCTACAACCTTTTCCTGGTCAGCCAATGCTACGCTGCCAAACATCATCATGCAAAACGTCAATATAAATACAACAATCTTCTTTTTCATCGTGGAAACCCTCCTCTTCTTAAATTACATAGGGAATCATAATACCATACTTTTTATTGTTAAAAATCAAAAAATAATTGCTATGGCCTGGGCTGCCATACCTTGCCCTTGCCCCTCAAACCCAAGCCTTTCAGTAGTAGTAGCCTTTATGTTTATATCATCTTTATTCGCCATCAATGATTTTGCTATATTAGTTCGCATCTCATCTATATACGGTGAAAGCTTAGGCTGCTGAGCTATAATTACAGCATCTATATTACCCACTACATAACCCTTGCTACGCAATATATCTCCTGTCTTTTTCAAAAGCAATAGACTGCTAATATCTTTGTACCTTTCATCTGTGTCAGGAAAATGATGGCCTATATCTCCAAGGGTAGCTGCTCCCAATATCGCATCTATTATGGCATGCACTAGTACATCGGCATCTGAGTGGCCTAAAAGACCATATTTATAGGGTATCTCTACACCCCCTAGTATAAGAGGTCTGCCAAGTACCAGCTTATGCACATCATATCCTAGCCCTGCCCTCATAGCATATCACCTTTCAAAAAGGCTTCAGCTACAACCATATCTTCTTTTGTAGTTATTTTTATGTTTTTATAGCTGCCCATAACCATTTTAACTGGTATATCCAATCTCTCAACTAACATAGCATCATCGGTCCCATATATGCCATGCTTTTCTGCAAACTCATGTGCTCCCCTTATAACATCATATTTAAACGTCTGAGGAGTTTGCACATTCCACATTATATCCCTATACAGGGTGTCTATTACATATCCATCATCGTCAACTTCTTTTATGGTATCCTTTACAGGAACTCCCACAACGGCTGCTTCATCTTCTATAGCCGTATCTATTGTACGCTGTATCATATCCCCTGTTACAAATGGCCTTACACCATCATGTATAACCACTATATCCGTATCCAGACCTAAAGACATTATCCCCCTATATACAGACTCCTGCCTTTCACTACCACCCCGTATTACCATAATAGGCTTTTTAAAATGATACATAGAAAGTATATCGTTCTTTACATGATCCATATACTCTCCCATAGTAACTACCACAATCTTGTCTATATCTTCAACCTCGTCGAACTTCTCCAAAGTATGAACAAGTATTGGCTTATCCTTTAGATTTAAAAACTGCTTAGGCATATCAGCATCCATACGCTGTCCCTGTCCAGCAGCTACTATTATAGCCCGGACCTTATATCCCATCATATCCCCACCTTTCTCCCATAAGTATAACCAATATTTTGCTATTCCACAAGTACAAAAACTTGAGTTTCCGTAAAAATATATTGACATGCCAATATCTATAATTTTATTGATTACACGCCAAATTACCATTTTCTATTACTAGTGCAATGAAATATATACCATATTAAAGGAAAATCATAATCATTGTTACCTTTTTTTGCATTTTATGTGGAAATATGATATACTTTATATAAAATTCAGAATTTTCAAACAAAATAACTAGGATCCATTTAATCTTAATAGGAGGTTTTTTATAATGAAGAGTGTAGGATTTCCAATAAATGATAAAGAAAATGAAAAGAGACGGGCACTACTACCAAATCACCTTAAGCATGTCAAAAATAGAAAATATTTATATTTTGAAAAAGGTTATGGAAAAGTGTTGGGAATTAAGGATGAGGAATTTATAAAGGCGGGAGCTAATATCGTAGAAAAGAAAGATGTATTAAATAAAGATATTATATGTGATGCAAAGGCGGGAGATGCTAGCTATCTTGATAAATTATCAAATGGTCAAATCGTATTTGGATGGATACATGCATTAGAAAATAGTGATATAACAAAGAAATTTATTAAAAATAAGCTTACCGGCATAGCATGGGAGGAAATGTTTACGCAAGGCAGACATGTTTTTTGGAAGAATAACGAATTGGCAGGAATGGCTTCTGTATACCATGCATTTCTTTTATATGGAAAATTACCATGTGAAACAAAGGTTGCCATATTGGGAAGGGGAAATGTTGCAATGGGGGCTTACAGAATACTTACAACATTAGGTGCAGATATAACGATATATAACAAAAGTACGGAAAAACTTTTTAGAAAAGAAATAGGCAAATACGATGTTTTAGTTAATGGAATCTTATGGGATCCAAATCGAAAAGACCATATTATTTATCGAGAAGATCTAAAAAGAATGAAAGAAGGTTCTATGATAATAGATGTCAGTTGTGATGAGAATAGAGGCATAGAAACAAGCAAGGCAACTTCTATAGAAAATCCCGTATATTCAGTGGATGGTGTTTTACATTATGTTGTTGATCATACTCCGTCACTATTTTATAAATCTGCATCAAAAGTCATAAGCAGTGAAGTTTGTAAGTATCTAGATTATCTCATAGAAGGAAAATCTAAAGGGATTAAAACCTTAAATGATGCAATCATTATAGAAAATGGAAAAATTATTGATAACAAAATAAAAACAAACACGCCAAAAACTGCGTAAGAAGTAATTACTTATAGATAGACTGATCATATAAATATCCATTCTCTTTATACCGGTGGTATAGTCTAGCTATTTATGTACACCCTCTTATTAGTTGGTAAAATATCTTTACCAACCATATGGGTGCCTTTTTATTTGATCCAAATTTGAATAACCCGTAAATACAATAAAAACGATCATTTCTTCTGAAAATAAAGCCCAAATTCCTTTTTATAAAAATTATTTATGCCTATTTAAATGTTTTTATCCATTACAGATTAATGACATCATATAATTGACAAAAAAGCACATTACACTTGTAAATAATGGACTACATATTTATAGATTATACATTGAATATGTGAGATAATAATAGCATAATTAGATTCACAGCCCATAATTAAGGAGGAAATAATGAAGCGGGAGAAAATAGGAGAAAAGCGGAAAGAACTTAAAAAGTCGGTCTTCATTGTAAATAGGCTATATCTTTGGGTAATATTTCTATCCCTTAGTATAGCAGATCTAACTTTGGGGATGTTTTCCCTATTGGTTTATTTTTTTATCTATCTATTGCATATATTTACAAAAAAGCTTCCCATAGAAACGTCTGATGAATTTAGATATATAACCAAAGTATATAAAAGGATAGAAGATGATGAGTTAAAACTGGATATATGGTATCCCAATAATATTAAAGATGAATACCCTCTAGTTGTATTTGCTCACGGCGGTGGTTGGATCTCTGGATTTCGCAATCAGCCTAATAACATCTCATGGTGTAAATATTTAGCTTCAAAGGGTTTCGCCACTGCATCGATAGATTATAGATTTGGTATAAAAAATAACATGCAGGATATCCTTTCGGATTATAGTGATGCATTAATTTTTTTAAAAAATCATGCAAAAGAACTAAGGATTTGTCCCCAAAATATCATCCTTATGGGATTATCAGCAGGAGGACATTT
It includes:
- a CDS encoding ABC transporter substrate-binding protein codes for the protein MQKTKKWLCIMLSLTLVMVLIVGCGDKDENADANKKDDEIVDQDNNDKQDDDKQDDDKKDDDNEKDVTLKTSTMFGGTDPATEVYKKAIEDFMSENPHIKIEDESMTSEGDGYRTKVKTDFSSGNDPDVVFFYTAADAKGLIESGKVMDYETMWSKHPDLGSAVTEASKEAMREFDGKIYALPVTGFYEGLFVNKKMFEENDLDLPTDWDKLENAVKKLKEKGIVPIAAPVGQSHYLIEHFVLSAAGAEGHKDVFSNGVNPDWVEGFNNMKKLYDMNAFSADATGLEIEGAQNLFREKKAAMILEGSWFIGGCDEELQNDMTVIPMTPAPNGKMDPKSIIGGFSSGYYISKKGYDDPDKQEAIIKLVDYLLSEEMIEKMATANGGIPAARVSVPGLSPVAQDGHKMFAEASTLNMPIDSRLTPEAFNVIVKQGTPFIVTGKKTPEDVLEEVMKVQNPEQ
- a CDS encoding DUF1002 domain-containing protein, producing MKKKIVVFILTFCMMMFGSVALADQEKVVGLGANLNDSQMTEMLEKFGVSKDEARIIEVSNDEEREYLKGLISEDKIGTRAISSVYIETLGKGAGISVETYNINWVTKEMYANAMATAGIEDAKVMAAAPFKVSGTAALTGIMKAFETATGKKLSDEAKKAASEELVLTGELGEEVGKDEAAALIKDVKEKVVKDKVTDPGEITIIIKNAAKELNIKLDKDQINQIMEVMKKISQLDLNIDKISSQLDKISSSLDDVRRTVEENKGLIQKILDAIVSFFKKIGDLFS
- the ispF gene encoding 2-C-methyl-D-erythritol 2,4-cyclodiphosphate synthase gives rise to the protein MRAGLGYDVHKLVLGRPLILGGVEIPYKYGLLGHSDADVLVHAIIDAILGAATLGDIGHHFPDTDERYKDISSLLLLKKTGDILRSKGYVVGNIDAVIIAQQPKLSPYIDEMRTNIAKSLMANKDDINIKATTTERLGFEGQGQGMAAQAIAIIF
- the ispD gene encoding 2-C-methyl-D-erythritol 4-phosphate cytidylyltransferase, translating into MGYKVRAIIVAAGQGQRMDADMPKQFLNLKDKPILVHTLEKFDEVEDIDKIVVVTMGEYMDHVKNDILSMYHFKKPIMVIRGGSERQESVYRGIMSLGLDTDIVVIHDGVRPFVTGDMIQRTIDTAIEDEAAVVGVPVKDTIKEVDDDGYVIDTLYRDIMWNVQTPQTFKYDVIRGAHEFAEKHGIYGTDDAMLVERLDIPVKMVMGSYKNIKITTKEDMVVAEAFLKGDML
- a CDS encoding N(5)-(carboxyethyl)ornithine synthase, which gives rise to MKSVGFPINDKENEKRRALLPNHLKHVKNRKYLYFEKGYGKVLGIKDEEFIKAGANIVEKKDVLNKDIICDAKAGDASYLDKLSNGQIVFGWIHALENSDITKKFIKNKLTGIAWEEMFTQGRHVFWKNNELAGMASVYHAFLLYGKLPCETKVAILGRGNVAMGAYRILTTLGADITIYNKSTEKLFRKEIGKYDVLVNGILWDPNRKDHIIYREDLKRMKEGSMIIDVSCDENRGIETSKATSIENPVYSVDGVLHYVVDHTPSLFYKSASKVISSEVCKYLDYLIEGKSKGIKTLNDAIIIENGKIIDNKIKTNTPKTA
- a CDS encoding alpha/beta hydrolase, whose amino-acid sequence is MKREKIGEKRKELKKSVFIVNRLYLWVIFLSLSIADLTLGMFSLLVYFFIYLLHIFTKKLPIETSDEFRYITKVYKRIEDDELKLDIWYPNNIKDEYPLVVFAHGGGWISGFRNQPNNISWCKYLASKGFATASIDYRFGIKNNMQDILSDYSDALIFLKNHAKELRICPQNIILMGLSAGGHLSLLYAAYYSYRQDREHMEGIQGVVAYYAPSHLEDLLSTESRSLFTRFATVKTMKGHPKKQGADYRYYSPIEWISKYMPPTLLVHGKEDTTVPFSSATNLAKKLKEYAVSYRLLVHPSGEHCFEMSSKDFQTVRILNSTIKWMKERI